From a region of the Cognatiyoonia koreensis genome:
- a CDS encoding multidrug effflux MFS transporter gives MNRPTKRLSQGEFIALMAMVAATVAFSIDSMLPALPEIGSELSPNDLNKAQLILTSFVLGMGLGTFFTGPLSDAFGRRPVMIGGAVIYIGASALAWKAQSLEIMLAARVLQGVGAAGPRVVAMAMIRDLYAGPSMARILSFTMIIFSLVPALAPTMGYYIIAGYGWRAIFVSFMVFSVAVSVWLLVRQPETLAIEDRRPLSVSALAAAVVEMFTHHTARLSIFIQTLTFGMLFTVLSSTQQVFDVTFGQGDAFHLWFGGIAIVAASSSLLNSQIVGIYGMRAIIKAMFVIQIGLTIALILVAMSPAPYWLAFGMYVFWVTGNFFQAGLCIGNLNALGMEEMGHIAGLAASVLASFATVGAVIIAIPAGLMFDGTPLPMAVVALICCILALWLTTKIRRPSDI, from the coding sequence ATGAACCGTCCGACAAAGCGTCTATCGCAAGGTGAATTCATTGCGCTGATGGCCATGGTTGCGGCGACAGTTGCTTTTTCAATCGACTCAATGCTGCCCGCACTGCCGGAAATCGGGTCTGAACTGTCACCTAATGATTTGAACAAGGCGCAGCTCATTCTGACCAGCTTCGTTCTGGGCATGGGACTTGGCACTTTTTTCACAGGGCCTCTTTCCGATGCCTTCGGCAGGCGACCGGTCATGATTGGCGGTGCCGTCATCTATATCGGGGCCAGCGCGCTGGCGTGGAAGGCACAATCGCTCGAAATCATGTTGGCTGCGCGTGTACTTCAAGGTGTTGGTGCGGCGGGGCCAAGAGTTGTCGCCATGGCAATGATCCGCGATCTTTATGCCGGACCATCGATGGCGCGGATTCTCTCATTCACGATGATTATCTTTTCACTCGTGCCTGCGCTTGCCCCGACGATGGGTTATTACATCATAGCAGGCTATGGCTGGCGTGCAATTTTTGTTTCTTTCATGGTGTTTTCGGTTGCAGTTTCGGTTTGGTTGCTTGTGCGTCAACCCGAAACGCTGGCTATTGAAGATCGCCGTCCCTTGTCTGTTAGTGCGCTTGCGGCCGCGGTTGTCGAGATGTTTACCCACCACACCGCGCGACTGTCGATCTTCATCCAGACCCTGACCTTCGGCATGCTTTTCACTGTTCTGTCGTCGACACAGCAGGTATTCGACGTCACTTTTGGTCAGGGCGACGCGTTTCACCTCTGGTTCGGTGGCATCGCGATAGTCGCGGCCTCGTCTAGTCTGCTCAATTCGCAGATCGTCGGAATCTATGGGATGCGTGCGATCATCAAGGCGATGTTCGTGATCCAGATTGGCTTGACGATTGCCCTAATCCTTGTGGCGATGTCACCAGCCCCTTACTGGCTTGCGTTCGGAATGTATGTGTTTTGGGTCACAGGCAACTTCTTTCAGGCAGGCTTGTGTATTGGCAACCTCAATGCGCTTGGGATGGAGGAAATGGGTCACATCGCAGGGCTTGCTGCGTCAGTTTTAGCGTCATTCGCCACGGTCGGCGCAGTCATCATCGCGATTCCGGCAGGACTGATGTTTGATGGGACGCCGCTGCCAATGGCGGTGGTCGCGCTTATTTGCTGCATTCTTGCGTTATGGCTGACCACAAAAATTCGGCGGCCGAGCGACATTTAG
- the mfd gene encoding transcription-repair coupling factor: MSKHVTVAGAPEGFDAKLILQEINKSGRSVLHVARDDKRLAAMQAALAFFAPDMPVFSFPSWDCLPYDRVSPNADVSAARMATLAALVHSMPERYVVLTTLNAATQRVPPRSLLKEAAFKATVGHRIDENALRAFLVRMGFTQSPTVVEAGDYAIRGGIIDIFPPGQDGPIRLDLFGDTLDGARRFDPVSQRTTEKLTEIELAPVSEVILDENAITRFRQNYRIAFGAAGTDDPLYEAVSAGRKHAGVEHWLGFFQDDLETLFDYLPDHTITLDDQTTPARLSRWDSIKDQYETRMHALKQKDRMDTVYKPASPDLLYLDDAAWEVAVAGHRVMHFSPNAQATGVGVIDAGARLGRNFAPERQQESISLFGSLVSHIQTKLEVGPVIIASYSEGARERLTGLIEDEGISEVIPVTDFSRVGTSGVHLAVWALDAGFEADGLTVISEQDVLGDRLIRQTKRKRRAENFLTEANSLSPGDLVVHVDHGVGRFTGMEVVTALGAAHECLLLEYAEGSKLYLPVENIELLSKFGHETGLLDKLGGGAWQAKKAKLKERIRQIAERLIRVAAERELRTAPALDPPDGLWDQFLARFPYAETDDQLQAIEDVLEDLASGKPMDRLICGDVGFGKTEVAIRAAFVAALSGVQVAIIAPTTLLARQHYKSFAERFRGFPVNVRPLSRFVSAKEATLTRDGITKGTVDIVVGTHALLAKGVRFKNLGLLVIDEEQKFGVQHKERLKQLRTDVHVLTLTATPIPRTLQLSLSGVRDLSIIGTPPIDRLAIRTYVSEFDTITVREALLREHFRGGQSFVVVPRISDMPEMEEWIKDNVPEVTYITATGQMAAGELDDRMNAFYDGKYDVLVATTIVESGLDIPTANTMIVWRADMFGLSQLYQIRGRVGRSKTRAYAYLTTKPRQKLTDTAQKRLRVLGSIDSLGAGFTLASQDLDIRGAGNLLGEEQSGQMREVGYELYQQMLEDQIAAIRSGQAEGIIDDGQWAPQINLGVPVLIPEEYVPDLDVRLGLYRRLSELTTKVELEGFAAELIDRFGKLPKEVNTLMLVVRIKAMCKKAGIAKLDAGPKGATIQFHNDKFASPKGLVEFVHAQNGQAKVKDNKIVVRRDWTKERDKIQGAFNIARDLAQKLADERKATN, encoded by the coding sequence ATGTCCAAACACGTAACTGTCGCGGGTGCGCCCGAAGGCTTTGATGCCAAGCTGATCCTGCAGGAAATTAACAAGTCCGGTCGGTCAGTCTTGCACGTCGCACGCGATGACAAACGGCTTGCCGCGATGCAGGCAGCGCTTGCGTTCTTTGCGCCTGACATGCCGGTGTTCTCTTTTCCAAGTTGGGATTGCCTGCCCTACGACAGGGTTTCTCCCAATGCTGACGTGTCGGCGGCGCGGATGGCAACATTAGCCGCTTTGGTTCACAGTATGCCAGAGCGATATGTCGTCCTCACGACGTTGAACGCCGCGACACAGCGCGTTCCACCACGATCTCTCCTGAAAGAAGCCGCCTTCAAAGCCACAGTCGGACACCGCATCGATGAAAATGCGTTACGTGCGTTTTTGGTGCGCATGGGGTTTACTCAAAGTCCGACGGTGGTCGAGGCAGGAGACTATGCCATCCGCGGTGGCATCATCGATATTTTTCCGCCGGGGCAGGACGGACCGATCCGGCTCGACCTCTTCGGCGACACGCTCGACGGGGCGCGCCGCTTTGATCCTGTCTCGCAGCGGACAACTGAGAAACTCACTGAAATCGAACTGGCACCTGTGTCCGAGGTCATTCTGGATGAAAACGCAATTACCCGGTTCCGCCAAAACTACCGGATCGCGTTCGGAGCCGCTGGCACTGATGATCCGCTTTACGAAGCGGTCAGTGCAGGGCGCAAGCACGCAGGTGTCGAACACTGGCTAGGCTTCTTTCAGGACGATCTGGAGACTCTGTTCGATTATTTACCGGACCACACGATCACTCTTGACGATCAGACAACTCCGGCACGGCTATCCCGCTGGGACAGCATCAAGGATCAATATGAAACCCGGATGCATGCGCTCAAACAGAAAGACCGCATGGATACGGTTTACAAACCGGCGTCTCCTGATTTGCTTTATCTCGACGATGCGGCTTGGGAGGTCGCTGTTGCAGGCCACCGCGTCATGCACTTTTCGCCAAATGCGCAAGCCACCGGCGTCGGTGTCATTGATGCGGGCGCGCGGTTAGGTCGGAATTTCGCACCCGAGCGCCAACAGGAATCAATCAGCCTTTTCGGAAGCCTTGTCAGCCACATACAGACCAAACTCGAAGTTGGACCTGTCATCATCGCGTCGTACTCTGAAGGCGCACGGGAACGTCTGACGGGCTTGATCGAAGATGAGGGGATCAGCGAAGTTATCCCCGTCACCGATTTCTCCCGCGTTGGGACTTCGGGTGTCCATCTTGCCGTCTGGGCCCTTGACGCCGGATTCGAGGCGGATGGCCTCACAGTCATCTCAGAGCAGGATGTCCTTGGTGACCGCCTGATCCGCCAAACAAAGCGCAAGCGCCGGGCCGAAAATTTTCTGACGGAAGCCAACAGCCTGTCACCCGGCGATCTGGTCGTCCATGTAGATCATGGGGTCGGCCGCTTCACGGGGATGGAAGTCGTCACCGCACTGGGCGCGGCACACGAGTGCCTACTTCTCGAATATGCAGAGGGATCGAAACTCTATCTTCCGGTCGAGAATATCGAACTTTTGTCCAAGTTCGGGCACGAAACCGGACTTCTCGACAAGCTCGGTGGTGGGGCGTGGCAGGCTAAAAAGGCGAAGCTGAAAGAGCGCATTCGCCAGATCGCGGAGCGATTGATCCGGGTGGCGGCTGAACGCGAGCTCCGAACGGCACCTGCCCTTGATCCGCCGGACGGACTTTGGGATCAATTCCTCGCTCGCTTTCCCTATGCGGAAACGGACGACCAACTTCAAGCGATCGAAGATGTCTTGGAAGATCTTGCTTCGGGTAAACCGATGGACCGGCTCATTTGTGGCGACGTCGGTTTCGGAAAAACCGAGGTCGCAATCCGCGCCGCCTTTGTGGCGGCATTATCCGGAGTTCAGGTTGCGATAATCGCCCCCACGACGTTGCTTGCCCGCCAGCACTACAAATCATTCGCGGAGCGCTTTCGTGGCTTTCCGGTCAATGTCCGCCCACTGTCACGTTTTGTTAGCGCGAAAGAAGCGACCTTGACCAGAGACGGAATTACCAAGGGCACCGTCGATATCGTCGTCGGTACACATGCGCTGCTTGCGAAGGGCGTACGTTTCAAAAACCTCGGTCTCTTGGTGATCGACGAGGAACAGAAATTCGGCGTTCAGCATAAGGAACGTCTCAAGCAATTACGCACAGATGTGCATGTCCTCACATTAACTGCGACACCAATCCCACGAACACTGCAGCTCTCGCTTTCGGGTGTGCGCGATCTGTCGATCATTGGCACACCACCGATCGACCGGCTCGCGATCCGCACTTACGTCAGTGAATTTGACACCATTACCGTCCGCGAGGCATTGCTGCGGGAACACTTCCGTGGCGGTCAATCGTTTGTGGTCGTCCCGCGTATTTCAGATATGCCGGAAATGGAAGAATGGATTAAGGACAACGTTCCAGAAGTCACCTACATCACCGCGACAGGCCAGATGGCAGCAGGTGAGCTTGATGATCGCATGAATGCCTTCTACGACGGCAAATATGACGTTCTTGTTGCCACGACAATTGTAGAAAGTGGTCTGGATATCCCGACGGCAAACACGATGATCGTTTGGCGCGCTGACATGTTCGGCCTATCGCAACTCTACCAGATCAGGGGACGGGTCGGCCGGTCTAAAACCCGCGCGTACGCGTATCTAACGACGAAACCACGCCAGAAACTGACCGACACCGCACAAAAACGTCTGCGTGTTCTCGGATCTATTGACAGCCTTGGGGCAGGGTTCACGCTTGCTTCGCAAGACCTCGACATTCGCGGGGCGGGAAACCTCTTGGGCGAAGAACAATCCGGCCAGATGCGCGAAGTCGGCTATGAACTTTATCAACAAATGCTCGAAGACCAGATCGCAGCAATTCGGTCGGGTCAAGCCGAAGGCATTATCGACGATGGACAATGGGCGCCACAAATCAATCTTGGTGTACCGGTTCTCATCCCCGAGGAATATGTGCCGGACTTGGATGTGCGCCTTGGTCTTTACCGGCGTCTATCAGAACTGACAACGAAGGTTGAACTAGAAGGCTTTGCTGCCGAATTGATCGATCGCTTCGGAAAACTCCCGAAAGAGGTCAACACACTCATGTTGGTCGTACGGATCAAGGCCATGTGCAAGAAGGCAGGAATCGCGAAACTTGACGCCGGTCCAAAGGGCGCGACGATCCAGTTCCACAACGACAAATTTGCCTCGCCCAAAGGTTTGGTCGAATTCGTTCATGCGCAAAATGGTCAGGCCAAGGTCAAGGACAACAAGATCGTCGTGCGGCGTGACTGGACCAAAGAACGCGACAAAATTCAGGGTGCATTTAATATCGCGCGGGATCTGGCGCAAAAACTCGCGGACGAACGAAAAGCGACAAACTAA
- a CDS encoding component of SufBCD complex → MDWSRALFQVIDLRSFSSLWYWMAVAVVWSSVSHYVLGVPYDMIQRARRHGGQAEQDLHDMVRVCVNRLLHISQAAGIIIIALLCFVLSSLAAMGFWYDAELAQAIFLLAFPMSIVGAVSLATARKIAETQPQGEALYAALNKHRLITQAIGMVAIFLTAMYGMYQNLDVVRGL, encoded by the coding sequence GTGGATTGGTCCCGCGCCCTTTTTCAAGTCATCGATCTGCGCTCGTTTTCATCCCTGTGGTACTGGATGGCGGTTGCAGTCGTATGGTCCTCGGTAAGCCACTATGTGCTTGGCGTGCCTTATGACATGATCCAGCGCGCGCGGCGGCATGGTGGGCAGGCCGAGCAGGATCTGCATGACATGGTTCGAGTTTGTGTGAATCGATTGCTGCATATCAGTCAGGCGGCAGGCATCATCATCATCGCATTGCTGTGCTTCGTTCTGTCGTCGTTGGCAGCAATGGGGTTTTGGTATGACGCGGAACTGGCGCAAGCGATCTTCCTTCTTGCGTTTCCGATGTCGATCGTCGGAGCGGTATCACTCGCGACTGCCCGGAAAATCGCCGAGACCCAGCCACAGGGCGAAGCACTTTATGCCGCGCTCAACAAACACAGGCTAATTACGCAGGCCATCGGAATGGTCGCGATTTTCCTGACCGCGATGTATGGAATGTACCAGAACCTCGACGTTGTGCGCGGCCTATAG
- the hemB gene encoding porphobilinogen synthase: MKPTVAPYPATRLRRMRKSPAIRALARQNTLTPDDLIWPVFVMQGKDDETPVASMPGITRKTVDRVVKAAKEAHALGIPAICIFPYTSMEQRTEDCAMAWSPDNVSNQAIRAIKDAVPEMAIMTDIALDPYNINGHDGFVESGEIMNDRTVEALVKMAIAQAEAGADILGPSDMMDGRIGAIRSALETSGNQNVAILSYTAKYASSFYGPFRDAVGASSALTGDKKTYQMDPGNSDEALRLVERDLQEGADMVMVKPGMPYLDICRRVKDAFGVPTYAYQVSGEYAMMMAAAQNGWLDQDKVMLESLLCFKRAGCDGILTYFAPAAAKLLQA; this comes from the coding sequence ATGAAACCGACTGTTGCCCCCTACCCTGCAACCCGTTTGCGCCGCATGCGCAAAAGCCCTGCCATCCGCGCCCTCGCCCGGCAGAACACGCTTACGCCCGATGATCTGATCTGGCCGGTCTTTGTTATGCAAGGCAAGGACGATGAAACCCCTGTTGCGTCGATGCCGGGTATTACGCGCAAGACAGTCGATCGGGTCGTCAAGGCAGCGAAAGAAGCGCACGCGCTTGGGATACCTGCTATCTGCATCTTTCCCTACACCAGCATGGAACAGCGCACGGAAGATTGCGCGATGGCGTGGTCGCCCGACAACGTTAGCAATCAGGCAATCCGTGCGATCAAGGACGCAGTTCCTGAGATGGCGATCATGACCGACATCGCGCTTGATCCCTATAACATCAACGGGCACGACGGATTTGTCGAAAGTGGCGAGATCATGAACGACCGCACTGTTGAGGCGCTGGTCAAGATGGCGATCGCGCAGGCAGAGGCCGGGGCGGATATTTTGGGCCCTTCTGACATGATGGACGGGCGCATTGGGGCAATCCGCAGTGCCCTTGAAACGTCTGGCAACCAGAACGTGGCAATACTGAGTTATACAGCGAAATACGCATCCAGCTTTTATGGCCCATTCCGTGACGCGGTTGGCGCGTCTTCAGCGCTGACTGGTGACAAGAAAACCTACCAAATGGATCCCGGAAATTCGGACGAAGCCTTGCGGCTGGTCGAGCGGGATTTGCAGGAAGGTGCAGATATGGTGATGGTCAAACCGGGCATGCCCTATCTCGATATTTGTCGTCGGGTCAAAGACGCTTTTGGCGTGCCGACCTATGCTTACCAGGTCAGCGGAGAATACGCGATGATGATGGCCGCTGCGCAGAATGGCTGGCTTGACCAGGACAAGGTCATGCTTGAAAGCCTGCTCTGTTTCAAACGCGCCGGTTGTGATGGGATATTGACGTATTTTGCACCAGCGGCAGCGAAGCTGTTGCAAGCTTGA
- a CDS encoding YSC84-related protein: MTVFTRRNLVLGAASMPLVACSNGIGGRGAAEIDARVDSTLQFLYERYPGTVDLKNRAAGMLIMPLITEVGLGLGGSFGTGALKIGASTVDYYSAASGSAGLQIGAQQFSHVLFFMTQEALLEFRTSPGWSAGADLEYAVSDQGEVLRAETITSLSPVIAVVFAQTGLRVGATLEGTKYTRIIP, translated from the coding sequence ATGACAGTATTCACCAGACGAAACCTCGTTCTTGGCGCGGCATCCATGCCACTGGTTGCATGTAGCAACGGCATTGGCGGACGCGGCGCGGCAGAAATCGATGCGCGTGTCGATTCAACGCTGCAGTTTCTCTACGAACGCTATCCTGGCACCGTAGACCTCAAGAACCGCGCGGCGGGCATGCTTATCATGCCCCTCATCACAGAAGTGGGACTTGGGCTTGGTGGTTCTTTCGGCACAGGCGCGCTAAAGATTGGTGCAAGCACGGTCGACTATTACAGCGCGGCATCAGGTTCCGCAGGTTTGCAAATCGGTGCTCAGCAGTTCAGTCACGTCTTGTTCTTCATGACCCAAGAAGCATTGCTTGAGTTCCGCACATCACCCGGTTGGTCTGCGGGGGCAGACCTTGAGTATGCTGTTTCTGATCAGGGGGAAGTCCTGCGTGCGGAAACCATTACGTCCTTGTCGCCGGTAATTGCCGTTGTCTTTGCGCAAACGGGTCTGCGCGTGGGGGCGACGCTTGAGGGCACCAAATACACACGGATTATTCCCTGA
- a CDS encoding GcvT family protein, with protein sequence MKTTTRVVVIGGGVVGCSVLFHLTKLGWSDVLLLERAELTSGSTWHAAGGFHTLNGDTNMAALQGYTIKLYRELEEITGMSCGLHHVGGVTLADNKDRFDMLVAERAKHRYIGLETSIVTPAEIAKIAPVTNIDGIIGGLYDPLDGHLDPSGTTHAYAKAARMAGAEIHLHTKVIETNPRPDGSWEVVTNKGTIHAEHVVNAAGLWAREVAAMAGVYAPLHPMEHQYIVTEDTPEIYDRDTEHPHVMDPAGESYLRQEGRGLCIGFYEQPCKPWAVQGTPWDFGHELLPDNLDKIEDSISFAFKRFPVLERAGVKSVIHGPFTFAPDGNPLVGPVPGLRNYWSACGVMAGFSQGGGVGLMLSQWMIEGETERDVTAMDVARYGDWITSGYTRRKVVENYQRRFSISYPNEELPAARPHRTTPMYDIFSHLGAVWGHQYGLEVPNYFAQNAEPKFETPSFRRSNAFNAVGREVRAVREGVGINEVHNFGKYRITGLEARAWLDRLMAGRLPQPGRMSLSPMLSPKGRLLGDFTISCLDPSTFQLTASYGAQAVHMRWLEKHAKPNICVENISNRLTGFQIAGRQAKTLFEALEKDDEVPLRFMDVRRMTICQIACTVQRVSYTGDVGYEIYCDAMDQRGLWISLWTAGQAFGITPFGMRAMMSLRLDKGFGSWLSEYSPDYTAAETGFDRFIAFSKDVEFIGRAAAEAQLKMPPPRKLATFIVDTDDADVVGYEPVFINDEVVGFCTSGGYSHFAQKSVAYAFVPRDLAHEGLQVEIELLGNRRSATLFTSALFDPDGHIMRS encoded by the coding sequence ATGAAGACTACGACCAGAGTTGTCGTCATCGGCGGTGGTGTTGTTGGTTGTTCGGTCCTGTTTCATCTGACGAAGCTAGGCTGGTCAGACGTGTTACTGCTTGAAAGGGCTGAACTAACATCTGGTTCGACCTGGCACGCCGCCGGTGGATTTCACACCTTGAACGGCGATACGAACATGGCTGCTCTTCAGGGCTACACCATCAAGCTTTACCGCGAACTGGAAGAGATCACGGGCATGTCATGCGGTCTGCATCATGTGGGCGGCGTGACATTGGCTGACAATAAGGACCGATTTGACATGCTCGTGGCTGAACGGGCCAAGCATCGATACATAGGTCTTGAGACGAGCATAGTTACACCGGCAGAGATCGCAAAAATCGCACCGGTAACAAACATCGATGGAATTATCGGCGGTCTTTACGACCCGCTTGACGGGCATCTCGATCCGTCAGGAACAACCCATGCATACGCCAAGGCCGCGCGGATGGCCGGAGCTGAAATTCATCTTCATACCAAAGTAATAGAGACCAACCCTCGTCCAGATGGGTCCTGGGAGGTTGTGACAAACAAGGGTACGATCCACGCCGAACATGTCGTGAATGCCGCTGGACTTTGGGCGCGGGAAGTTGCCGCAATGGCTGGTGTCTATGCACCGCTCCACCCCATGGAGCACCAATATATCGTCACCGAGGACACGCCAGAGATCTACGATCGCGATACGGAACACCCACACGTTATGGACCCGGCCGGCGAAAGCTATCTTCGCCAAGAAGGGCGTGGATTGTGCATCGGATTTTACGAACAGCCATGCAAGCCTTGGGCAGTGCAAGGAACGCCTTGGGATTTCGGGCATGAGCTATTGCCTGATAACCTTGACAAGATTGAGGACTCGATCAGTTTTGCATTTAAACGGTTCCCTGTTCTTGAGCGCGCAGGGGTGAAATCGGTAATTCATGGCCCTTTCACGTTTGCGCCAGATGGCAATCCTCTCGTTGGTCCGGTGCCGGGACTGCGGAATTACTGGTCGGCGTGTGGCGTAATGGCTGGTTTCAGTCAGGGCGGAGGCGTTGGTTTGATGTTGTCCCAGTGGATGATTGAAGGGGAAACCGAGCGTGATGTGACGGCAATGGACGTCGCGCGATATGGTGATTGGATTACCTCGGGTTATACACGTCGAAAAGTTGTGGAGAATTACCAGCGACGGTTTTCAATCAGCTATCCCAATGAAGAATTGCCCGCGGCCCGTCCGCATCGCACAACGCCGATGTATGATATCTTTTCGCACCTTGGCGCGGTCTGGGGCCATCAATATGGTTTGGAGGTCCCAAATTACTTTGCGCAAAACGCAGAACCGAAGTTCGAAACGCCATCTTTCCGAAGATCAAATGCGTTCAATGCTGTCGGCCGCGAAGTGCGCGCCGTCAGGGAAGGTGTTGGTATCAACGAAGTGCATAACTTTGGCAAGTACCGCATTACAGGGCTTGAGGCGCGCGCGTGGTTGGACCGTCTGATGGCGGGCCGCCTGCCCCAGCCCGGTCGCATGTCACTCTCGCCGATGTTGTCGCCAAAAGGCCGGTTGCTTGGGGATTTTACGATTTCATGTCTTGACCCAAGTACCTTTCAACTCACCGCATCATACGGAGCGCAGGCAGTGCATATGCGGTGGCTGGAAAAGCATGCGAAGCCCAATATTTGTGTGGAAAATATCAGCAACCGTTTAACCGGATTTCAAATCGCTGGCCGGCAGGCAAAAACCCTGTTCGAGGCGCTTGAGAAGGACGATGAAGTGCCTTTACGGTTCATGGATGTACGCCGCATGACGATTTGCCAGATTGCGTGCACTGTGCAACGGGTCAGTTACACTGGCGATGTTGGCTATGAAATCTACTGTGATGCGATGGACCAACGAGGCCTGTGGATAAGTCTGTGGACGGCCGGACAAGCATTCGGCATCACCCCGTTTGGGATGCGGGCAATGATGTCCTTGCGGCTCGACAAGGGGTTTGGATCGTGGTTGTCGGAGTATTCGCCGGATTACACTGCCGCTGAAACCGGCTTCGACCGTTTCATCGCTTTTTCCAAAGACGTTGAATTCATTGGACGTGCAGCTGCCGAGGCACAACTTAAAATGCCCCCACCCCGTAAGCTCGCGACCTTCATCGTTGATACAGATGATGCGGATGTTGTTGGTTATGAACCGGTTTTCATCAATGATGAAGTTGTCGGGTTTTGTACTTCTGGCGGCTATTCTCATTTCGCCCAGAAATCCGTCGCTTATGCCTTTGTTCCGCGTGATCTTGCACACGAGGGCTTGCAGGTCGAGATTGAATTGCTTGGAAACCGTCGTTCTGCAACGCTTTTCACGTCCGCGCTATTTGATCCGGATGGGCATATCATGCGCAGCTAA
- a CDS encoding nucleotidyltransferase family protein, producing the protein MTPILILAAGQSSRMRGADKLLQEIDGAPLLAHVVARAAATGHPVFTAMPGPQHPRYAAMRDLPTACYDIPDAVEGMSGTLRGAVRRLPPCDAFLLLLADQPEIETRDMEALFAARTSQPDNLIWRGATVDGKPGHPILFDASLRPEFTQLSGDCGAQAIVKAHKERTALVPLPGNRARLDLDTPEDWAAWRAATGRG; encoded by the coding sequence ATGACCCCGATCCTCATTCTTGCCGCGGGACAATCGTCCCGCATGCGCGGCGCGGATAAATTGCTCCAAGAAATCGATGGTGCGCCTTTGCTTGCGCATGTTGTCGCACGCGCGGCTGCGACGGGCCATCCGGTTTTTACGGCCATGCCGGGACCACAGCATCCACGTTATGCTGCGATGCGGGACTTGCCGACGGCCTGTTATGATATCCCTGACGCAGTCGAAGGCATGTCAGGCACATTGCGCGGCGCCGTCCGGCGTCTTCCGCCATGCGATGCATTCCTCTTGTTGCTGGCAGATCAGCCGGAAATCGAGACTCGCGATATGGAAGCGCTATTCGCAGCACGTACGTCGCAACCGGATAACCTCATTTGGCGCGGTGCTACTGTCGATGGGAAACCTGGTCATCCGATCTTGTTCGATGCCTCGCTTCGCCCCGAATTCACCCAGTTGAGCGGTGATTGCGGTGCGCAGGCCATTGTAAAAGCGCACAAGGAACGCACCGCATTGGTCCCCTTGCCGGGGAATCGCGCGCGGCTTGACCTTGATACACCTGAGGACTGGGCCGCGTGGCGCGCAGCGACAGGACGCGGTTGA